In Paenibacillus sp. 1781tsa1, one DNA window encodes the following:
- a CDS encoding response regulator transcription factor, with amino-acid sequence MAEHENRILVVDDEERIRRLLKMYLEKEGYEIDEAEDGETALRKATAGDYGLILLDVMLPGMDGVEVCTRLRQVKSTPVLMLTAKGEEINRVQGFEVGADDYVVKPFSPREVIYRVKAILRRSSATAYLSKESNSSNNIVFPHLVIEHDAHRVTAGGEEISLTPKEYELLHYLATSPDKVFSREELLKDVWNYEFFGDLRTVDTHVKRLREKLNKVSPESAAMITTVWGVGYKLEVPK; translated from the coding sequence ATGGCTGAACATGAGAATCGAATACTGGTCGTGGATGACGAAGAGAGAATCCGCAGGCTTTTGAAAATGTATCTTGAAAAAGAAGGTTATGAAATCGATGAAGCCGAAGATGGGGAAACTGCGCTGCGTAAAGCAACAGCAGGGGACTACGGACTGATTTTGCTTGATGTAATGTTACCAGGTATGGATGGAGTTGAAGTGTGTACCCGTCTTCGTCAGGTGAAATCAACGCCGGTTTTGATGCTCACTGCAAAAGGTGAAGAGATTAACCGGGTTCAAGGCTTCGAAGTTGGCGCTGATGACTATGTAGTAAAACCATTCAGCCCACGTGAAGTGATTTATCGTGTCAAAGCGATTTTGCGTCGATCTTCAGCGACAGCATATCTCTCGAAGGAGAGCAATTCGAGTAACAACATCGTATTTCCGCATTTGGTTATTGAGCATGATGCCCACCGAGTAACCGCTGGCGGTGAAGAGATAAGCCTTACACCAAAAGAATATGAATTGCTGCACTACCTGGCAACATCTCCCGACAAAGTTTTCTCCAGAGAAGAATTGCTCAAAGATGTATGGAATTACGAATTCTTTGGCGATCTTCGTACCGTGGATACGCATGTGAAGCGTCTTCGCGAGAAACTTAACAAGGTATCGCCAGAATCGGCGGCCATGATTACGACGGTGTGGGGTGTCGGTTATAAACTGGAAGTACCGAAGTAG
- a CDS encoding collagen-like repeat preface domain-containing protein, with the protein MSDDRKRVNIKAFLEGRSFRAGSPFIPISTKELEQFESILRSLAVTIPAAISQPTSANILALQNGLRQLLTFVNQSEFRAGVKAELQAVLELTIAGSEIVPVPLINLAGNLQNLLDDLLSVTLLLEVPPAEKDKLVGLIRSISLSLSRATTTFGTGGVTGPAGPQGVPGVPGVPGVPGVPGVKGATGPAGVIGPIGPVGPQGAQGPAGAPGVGLNNITGYDPALGPTYAQGQVVSYEGNLYVANVNGPVGTPGSSPDYTLLLAGGTTGATGATGAGLTGALAFDPALAPGYPAGQIITYNGSTYITSAAGPLGTPGSSSDYTLIAAAGATGATGVGLTGITSFDPAQSPTYSAGQIVTYNGSTYITNVASPGGVPGSSPDYTLLAAAGATGAGTTGATGATGVGLSNIVPFDPALAPTYPAGQIVTFGGSTYITNVASPTGTPGSSADYTLLAGSGVTGSTGATGIGLNGAVPFDPAVAPTYPAGQVVTFNGSTYITNVASPTGTPGASPDYTLLAGAGPTGATGSTGVTGATGAGLSGIVPFDPAVAPTYPAGQVVTFNGSTYIANVASPSGTPGTSPDYTLLAGAGATGVTGATGVGVTGSTGVTGASGVTGATGAGLSGIVPFDPAVAPTYPAGQVVTFNGSTYIANVASPTGTPGTSPDYTLLAGAGATGVTGATGVGVTGAAGVSGVTGATGAGLSGLVPFDPAVAPTYPAGQVVTFSGSTYIANVASPTGTPGTSPDYTLLAGAGATGVTGATGAGVTGSTGVTGASGETGATGAGLSGIVPFDPAVAPTYPAGQVVTFNGSTYITNVASPTGTPGTSPDYTLLAGAGSTGPTGTSGATGATGVTGATGVGVTGSTGFTGVTGETGATGITGATGVGITGSTGVTGVTGETGATGITGATGVGITGSTGVTGVTGETGATGITGATGVGVTGSTGVTGVTGETGATGITGATGVSVTGSTGVTGATGETGATGITGATGVGVTGSTGFTGVTGETGVTGITGATGVGITGSTGSTGVTGETGTTGITGATGVGVTGSTGVTGATGGTGATGITGATGVGVTGSTGATGATGETGATGITGATGVGVTGSTGVTGATGGTGATGITGATGVGVTGSTGATGATGETGATGITGATGVGVTGSTGATGATGGTGATGITGATGVGITGSTGSTGATGETGATGITGATGVGVTGSTGFTGVTGETGVTGITGATGVGVTGSTGFTGVTGETGTTGITGATGVGVTGSTGVTGATGGTGATGITGATGVGVTGSTGATGATGETGATGITGATGVGVTGSTGVTGATGGTGATGITGATGVGVTGSTGATGATGETGATGITGATGVGVTGSTGATGATGGTGATGITGATGVGITGSTGSTGATGETGATGITGATGVGVTGSTGFTGVTGETGVTGITGATGVGITGSTGSTGVTGETGTTGITGATGVGVTGSTGVTGATGGTGATGITGATGVGVTGSTGATGATGETGATGITGATGVGVTGSTGVTGATGGTGATGITGATGVGVTGSTGATGATGETGATGITGATGVGVTGSTGATGATGGTGATGITGATGVGITGSTGSTGATGETGATGITGATGVGVTGSTGATGTTGVTGATGTSVTSNSAFAENTNGTIVVILGGTLVPLPNNQNIGTGITVNGTNDTFTLANAGRYYISYKINLTAALAIQSRVLLNGTAIPASVVSPVLSLSQLQSDFMVTVTAGSTIQLQLFGLVGTAILSPPGSTLNIIQLS; encoded by the coding sequence ATGTCCGATGATCGAAAAAGGGTCAATATTAAAGCTTTTCTGGAAGGCAGATCTTTTAGGGCGGGCTCTCCGTTTATTCCCATAAGCACAAAAGAACTGGAGCAGTTTGAATCCATACTGCGTTCTCTCGCTGTGACTATTCCAGCTGCAATCAGTCAGCCAACTTCAGCCAATATACTGGCATTACAAAATGGATTACGACAGTTACTTACATTTGTGAATCAATCAGAGTTTCGTGCCGGGGTAAAAGCAGAATTACAAGCAGTACTGGAATTAACGATTGCAGGCTCAGAGATTGTTCCTGTTCCTTTAATTAATCTCGCAGGTAACTTGCAAAATTTACTAGATGATTTGTTGAGTGTGACGTTACTTCTCGAAGTGCCACCTGCAGAAAAAGATAAACTTGTGGGGTTAATCCGTTCGATATCGTTATCCCTAAGTCGGGCGACGACGACTTTCGGAACAGGAGGGGTTACCGGACCGGCTGGCCCACAGGGAGTTCCAGGAGTTCCAGGCGTACCTGGTGTTCCAGGAGTTCCTGGGGTGAAAGGTGCTACTGGACCGGCAGGAGTGATTGGACCAATCGGCCCAGTAGGCCCACAGGGAGCACAAGGCCCGGCAGGGGCACCTGGTGTAGGTCTAAACAATATTACCGGATATGATCCAGCACTTGGTCCAACATATGCTCAGGGCCAAGTCGTCAGTTATGAGGGGAATCTTTATGTTGCCAATGTAAATGGGCCCGTGGGCACACCCGGGAGTTCCCCAGATTACACACTTTTGTTGGCGGGAGGAACGACCGGAGCTACAGGAGCAACCGGAGCTGGTTTAACGGGTGCATTAGCATTTGATCCAGCGCTTGCCCCAGGTTATCCTGCAGGTCAGATAATTACCTATAATGGGAGTACTTACATTACAAGTGCAGCTGGTCCTTTAGGAACACCGGGATCTTCATCGGATTACACATTAATTGCTGCTGCCGGGGCTACAGGTGCAACTGGTGTAGGCCTAACTGGAATAACTTCTTTTGATCCAGCGCAGTCCCCGACATATTCAGCAGGTCAGATCGTTACTTATAACGGGAGTACTTATATTACGAATGTTGCAAGTCCTGGTGGAGTGCCAGGAAGCTCACCGGATTACACGCTGCTTGCGGCTGCGGGAGCCACAGGTGCAGGAACGACAGGGGCAACCGGTGCAACAGGCGTAGGTTTAAGTAATATCGTGCCATTCGATCCGGCATTAGCACCAACATATCCCGCTGGACAGATCGTCACCTTTGGAGGAAGTACCTACATTACGAATGTAGCATCACCAACAGGTACACCCGGGAGTTCAGCAGATTATACACTGCTAGCAGGATCAGGAGTTACAGGTTCGACTGGAGCTACAGGCATCGGCCTCAATGGTGCAGTTCCGTTTGACCCAGCAGTTGCTCCAACGTATCCAGCAGGTCAGGTTGTTACCTTTAATGGCAGTACGTATATAACAAATGTGGCTTCTCCTACGGGTACTCCAGGTGCTTCGCCGGATTATACATTGCTCGCAGGTGCAGGGCCTACAGGAGCCACGGGTTCAACAGGTGTAACAGGAGCGACAGGTGCAGGTTTGAGTGGAATCGTTCCATTTGATCCGGCCGTAGCGCCAACGTATCCAGCCGGTCAAGTTGTAACGTTCAACGGCAGTACGTATATTGCAAATGTCGCCTCACCAAGTGGAACGCCGGGTACATCCCCAGATTATACGTTGCTTGCGGGTGCAGGAGCGACGGGTGTGACGGGGGCAACTGGCGTTGGAGTGACAGGAAGTACCGGAGTCACAGGTGCATCCGGTGTAACAGGAGCGACAGGTGCAGGTTTGAGTGGAATCGTTCCATTTGATCCGGCCGTAGCGCCAACGTATCCAGCCGGTCAAGTTGTGACGTTCAACGGCAGTACGTACATTGCCAATGTTGCTTCACCAACAGGAACGCCGGGCACCTCACCGGATTATACGTTGCTTGCGGGCGCAGGAGCAACGGGAGTTACCGGGGCAACTGGCGTTGGAGTGACAGGAGCTGCAGGAGTCTCCGGTGTAACAGGAGCGACAGGTGCAGGTTTAAGTGGCCTCGTGCCATTTGATCCGGCAGTAGCGCCAACGTATCCAGCCGGTCAAGTTGTAACATTCAGCGGCAGTACGTATATTGCCAATGTTGCTTCACCAACAGGAACGCCGGGCACCTCACCAGATTACACATTGCTTGCAGGCGCAGGAGCGACGGGTGTCACGGGAGCAACTGGCGCTGGAGTGACAGGAAGTACCGGAGTCACAGGTGCATCCGGTGAAACAGGAGCGACAGGTGCAGGTTTGAGTGGAATCGTACCATTCGATCCAGCGGTAGCGCCGACGTATCCAGCGGGTCAGGTCGTAACATTCAATGGAAGTACGTATATTACCAATGTGGCATCACCAACAGGAACGCCAGGCACTTCGCCGGATTATACACTGCTTGCAGGCGCAGGCTCTACGGGTCCCACAGGAACATCAGGTGCAACCGGAGCGACAGGGGTTACAGGAGCAACAGGAGTCGGCGTAACAGGAAGTACCGGATTTACTGGTGTGACTGGTGAAACAGGAGCAACAGGTATAACCGGAGCGACAGGAGTCGGCATAACGGGAAGTACCGGAGTTACTGGTGTCACTGGTGAAACAGGAGCGACAGGTATAACCGGGGCCACAGGAGTCGGCATAACGGGAAGTACCGGAGTTACTGGTGTGACTGGTGAAACAGGAGCGACAGGTATAACGGGGGCCACGGGAGTCGGCGTAACAGGAAGTACCGGAGTTACTGGTGTGACTGGTGAAACAGGAGCGACAGGTATAACGGGGGCCACGGGAGTCAGCGTAACGGGAAGTACCGGAGTTACTGGTGCGACTGGTGAAACGGGAGCAACAGGCATAACTGGAGCCACAGGAGTCGGTGTGACCGGAAGTACCGGATTTACTGGTGTGACTGGTGAAACAGGAGTAACAGGTATAACCGGAGCCACAGGAGTCGGCATAACGGGAAGTACCGGGTCAACGGGTGTCACTGGTGAAACAGGTACGACAGGTATAACCGGAGCCACGGGAGTCGGCGTAACAGGAAGTACCGGGGTAACTGGTGCGACTGGGGGAACAGGAGCGACAGGTATAACCGGAGCCACAGGAGTCGGCGTAACGGGAAGTACCGGAGCAACTGGTGCGACTGGGGAAACAGGAGCGACAGGTATAACCGGGGCCACAGGAGTCGGCGTAACGGGAAGTACGGGGGTAACTGGTGCGACTGGGGGAACAGGAGCGACAGGTATAACCGGAGCCACAGGAGTCGGCGTAACGGGAAGTACCGGAGCAACTGGTGCGACTGGGGAAACGGGAGCGACAGGTATAACCGGAGCCACAGGAGTCGGCGTAACGGGAAGTACCGGAGCAACTGGTGCGACTGGGGGAACAGGAGCGACAGGTATAACCGGAGCCACAGGAGTCGGCATAACGGGAAGTACCGGGTCAACGGGTGCGACTGGTGAAACGGGAGCAACAGGCATAACTGGAGCCACAGGAGTCGGTGTGACCGGAAGTACCGGATTTACTGGTGTGACTGGTGAAACAGGAGTAACAGGTATAACCGGAGCCACAGGAGTCGGTGTGACCGGAAGTACCGGATTTACTGGTGTGACTGGTGAAACAGGTACGACAGGTATAACCGGAGCCACGGGAGTCGGCGTAACAGGAAGTACCGGGGTAACTGGTGCGACTGGGGGAACAGGAGCGACAGGTATAACCGGAGCCACAGGAGTCGGCGTAACGGGAAGTACCGGAGCAACTGGTGCGACTGGGGAAACGGGAGCGACAGGTATAACCGGGGCCACAGGAGTCGGCGTAACGGGAAGTACGGGGGTAACTGGTGCGACTGGGGGAACAGGAGCGACAGGTATAACCGGAGCCACAGGAGTCGGCGTAACGGGAAGTACCGGAGCAACTGGTGCGACTGGGGAAACGGGAGCGACAGGTATAACCGGAGCCACAGGAGTCGGCGTAACGGGAAGTACCGGAGCAACTGGTGCGACTGGGGGAACAGGAGCGACAGGTATAACCGGAGCCACAGGAGTCGGCATAACGGGAAGTACCGGGTCAACGGGTGCGACTGGTGAAACGGGAGCAACAGGCATAACTGGAGCCACAGGAGTCGGTGTGACCGGAAGTACCGGATTTACTGGTGTGACTGGTGAAACAGGAGTAACAGGTATAACCGGAGCCACAGGAGTCGGCATAACGGGAAGTACCGGGTCAACGGGTGTCACTGGTGAAACAGGTACGACAGGTATAACCGGAGCCACGGGAGTCGGCGTAACAGGAAGTACCGGGGTAACTGGTGCGACTGGGGGAACAGGAGCGACAGGTATAACCGGAGCCACAGGAGTCGGCGTAACGGGAAGTACCGGAGCAACTGGTGCGACTGGGGAAACAGGAGCGACAGGTATAACCGGGGCCACAGGAGTCGGCGTAACGGGAAGTACGGGGGTAACTGGTGCGACTGGGGGAACAGGAGCGACAGGTATAACCGGAGCCACAGGAGTCGGCGTAACGGGAAGTACCGGAGCAACTGGTGCGACTGGGGAAACGGGAGCGACAGGTATAACCGGAGCCACAGGAGTCGGCGTAACGGGAAGTACCGGAGCAACTGGTGCGACTGGGGGAACAGGAGCGACAGGTATAACCGGAGCCACAGGAGTCGGCATAACGGGAAGTACCGGGTCAACGGGTGCGACTGGGGAAACAGGAGCGACAGGTATAACCGGGGCCACAGGAGTCGGCGTAACGGGAAGTACGGGGGCAACAGGGACAACTGGAGTTACAGGAGCAACGGGAACATCTGTAACATCTAACTCGGCTTTTGCTGAGAACACTAATGGTACGATTGTTGTAATATTGGGTGGTACACTCGTTCCATTACCGAATAACCAAAATATTGGCACAGGTATAACCGTCAATGGGACAAATGACACCTTCACGCTTGCCAATGCAGGTCGTTACTATATCTCATACAAAATAAATCTGACAGCTGCACTTGCTATCCAATCTCGGGTTTTACTTAACGGTACAGCTATTCCAGCGAGTGTAGTATCTCCAGTACTTTCTCTCAGTCAGCTGCAGTCTGACTTTATGGTTACCGTTACCGCTGGTTCAACAATACAGTTACAATTATTCGGGCTTGTTGGCACAGCTATTCTTTCTCCTCCGGGATCTACACTAAACATTATTCAGTTAAGTTAA
- the ccsA gene encoding cytochrome c biogenesis protein CcsA, whose product MNLLDFSSDAFIVAFFLYCAAFFLYGVAVMGKKWSNRDPLDHMNRWGKRAFIASTVALAAHLVFFATRWAGAGHIPVSNMYEFMSFLSMMIMVAFIVVYAIYRKSLLGLFALPLTIIIMAYAAVFPQEVQPLIPALQSIWLKIHVTLAALGEAFFAVGFAAGFMYLLRTVDFSGKDKSSRRQRGWVEFTLVTIVVVIGFIGTVFAFRAAGYEAVFVQKTVSIDTEVQENSTIEKVNYRMPPIFAPYNSEVESMTPFLGMKKPLLETPSWMNGVNAGRKLNTVVWSLIVGLILYGIVRLLVRRPLGQALQPMMDGIDADDLDEISYRAIAIGFPIFTLGALIFAMIWAQIAWSRFWGWDPKEVWALITWLYYSVYLHLRLSRGWQGQKSAWLAVLGFLVVMFTLVGVNLIIAGLHSYAGAD is encoded by the coding sequence ATGAATTTATTGGATTTCAGCAGCGACGCATTTATCGTAGCTTTCTTTCTCTATTGTGCCGCATTCTTTTTATATGGTGTTGCGGTAATGGGCAAAAAATGGAGCAATCGTGATCCTCTGGACCATATGAATCGCTGGGGTAAACGAGCTTTCATTGCCTCGACTGTCGCTTTGGCGGCACATCTAGTATTCTTTGCAACCCGATGGGCTGGGGCAGGGCATATCCCGGTTAGTAACATGTACGAGTTCATGTCTTTTCTGTCCATGATGATCATGGTTGCATTTATCGTTGTATACGCCATATATCGGAAGTCACTACTGGGTTTGTTTGCCTTACCACTTACCATCATTATAATGGCTTACGCTGCTGTATTTCCCCAGGAGGTACAGCCGTTAATCCCGGCACTTCAGTCCATCTGGCTGAAAATTCACGTGACGTTGGCCGCTCTTGGCGAAGCATTCTTCGCCGTGGGGTTTGCCGCAGGGTTCATGTATCTGCTTCGTACCGTTGATTTCAGTGGTAAAGACAAGTCTTCAAGACGGCAACGAGGATGGGTTGAATTCACCCTAGTTACGATCGTCGTCGTTATCGGATTTATTGGAACGGTATTTGCCTTTCGTGCAGCTGGTTATGAGGCAGTTTTTGTGCAGAAAACGGTCAGCATTGACACGGAGGTACAGGAAAATAGTACAATAGAGAAAGTGAATTATCGCATGCCTCCGATTTTTGCTCCATATAATAGTGAAGTGGAGAGCATGACACCGTTTCTTGGCATGAAAAAACCTTTACTTGAGACGCCTTCCTGGATGAACGGCGTAAATGCCGGGCGTAAGCTGAATACGGTGGTTTGGTCACTTATTGTAGGTCTGATCCTGTATGGAATTGTACGACTTCTTGTGCGCAGACCACTTGGACAAGCGTTACAGCCAATGATGGATGGAATTGATGCCGATGATCTGGATGAGATAAGTTATCGTGCGATTGCCATCGGTTTTCCGATATTTACGCTGGGAGCATTAATCTTTGCCATGATCTGGGCTCAGATTGCCTGGAGTCGTTTTTGGGGTTGGGACCCCAAAGAGGTCTGGGCGTTAATTACATGGCTATATTATAGTGTGTATCTACATTTGCGTTTATCCAGAGGTTGGCAAGGTCAAAAGTCTGCATGGCTTGCAGTTCTTGGATTCCTGGTTGTCATGTTTACGCTGGTTGGCGTGAATCTGATTATTGCCGGATTACATTCATATGCTGGAGCGGACTAG
- a CDS encoding CPBP family intramembrane glutamic endopeptidase, translated as MKKFKFPKFKIQKAEPQQLTERLLLINLYFTQGLTLIIGVVWILLQKRNLLDVLAWPDNYQFVWWGLGLAGIMLVMDLVLSYVIPQESMDDGGINEMLFRGRPIWHIVCIAAIVAVCEELLFRGAIQHAIGPYWTSILFAVIHIRYLRHWIPTGWVFVSSYGLGWIYMQSGTLWAPILCHFIIDLVSGLAIRFRRGS; from the coding sequence ATGAAAAAATTCAAGTTTCCCAAGTTCAAGATTCAGAAGGCTGAGCCACAGCAGCTTACCGAGCGTTTGCTTTTAATCAATCTATACTTTACACAAGGCCTGACACTGATTATCGGAGTTGTGTGGATCTTGTTGCAAAAACGAAACTTGTTAGATGTACTCGCATGGCCTGACAATTACCAATTTGTATGGTGGGGTCTTGGTCTTGCTGGCATTATGCTTGTTATGGACTTGGTACTGTCGTATGTTATACCTCAGGAAAGCATGGATGACGGTGGAATTAACGAGATGCTGTTCCGTGGGCGTCCGATCTGGCACATTGTATGTATAGCAGCCATTGTTGCTGTGTGTGAGGAATTATTATTCCGTGGAGCCATCCAACATGCCATCGGTCCTTACTGGACAAGTATTTTATTTGCAGTTATCCACATTCGTTATCTGCGTCACTGGATTCCAACAGGCTGGGTGTTTGTCTCAAGTTATGGATTGGGTTGGATTTACATGCAATCCGGCACATTATGGGCGCCTATATTATGTCACTTTATTATTGATTTGGTGTCCGGATTAGCGATACGTTTTCGGAGGGGATCATGA
- the serA gene encoding phosphoglycerate dehydrogenase, producing MYKVLVSDPISDLGIQQLVDANDVVVEKKTGLSEDELVAIIGDYDALLVRSQTRVTDRIMTAGTNLKVIGRAGVGVDNIDLEAATQRGIIVINAPDGNTITTCEHTFAMMMALARHIPQAYAKTIQGTWDRKTFLGVELRNKTLGVLGMGRIGSEVAKRAKAFGMDILAYDPFLTEERAEKLQVKLASVDDIIRNADFMTVHTPLTPETRHMISRPQFEVMKKGMRIINCARGGVVDEMALVEAIDEGIVAGAAFDVFESEPPAQDHPFLNHPSIIVTPHLGASTVEAQENVAIDVSEQVLHILRNEPFKNAVNMPAVAPTVMNKLQPYFKLGETLGSFAAQITQNAVQEIRIDYAGELSEVDTSPLTRYIVKGILARHLGGEANIVNSMHLAKIRDLNVVVSQTSATKGFTNLITVTLVTTQDAEERRVAGTLLAGYGERIVRLDKFPVDIAPESHQILISHNDKPGIIGRVGTLLGQNDVNIASMQVGRKIIGGAAIMILTVDKAVPKDVLVQLAALPEINTAVEIVLE from the coding sequence ATGTACAAAGTTTTAGTGTCGGACCCAATCAGTGATCTCGGTATCCAGCAACTGGTGGATGCAAATGATGTTGTTGTTGAGAAGAAAACCGGTCTTAGTGAAGATGAACTTGTTGCCATTATTGGTGATTATGATGCCCTCTTGGTTCGTAGCCAGACTCGTGTTACAGATCGTATTATGACGGCGGGTACCAACCTTAAAGTGATCGGACGTGCAGGTGTTGGTGTAGATAATATTGATCTGGAAGCTGCTACACAGCGCGGTATCATCGTTATTAACGCACCTGATGGCAATACCATCACAACCTGTGAGCATACGTTTGCCATGATGATGGCATTGGCACGACACATTCCTCAGGCATATGCCAAGACTATTCAGGGTACGTGGGATCGTAAAACCTTCCTGGGTGTGGAACTAAGAAATAAAACGCTTGGTGTACTGGGTATGGGACGGATCGGTAGTGAAGTTGCCAAGCGCGCCAAAGCATTCGGAATGGACATTCTTGCTTACGACCCGTTCCTCACGGAGGAGCGTGCCGAGAAGCTGCAAGTGAAGCTGGCTAGTGTAGATGATATCATTCGCAATGCGGACTTCATGACCGTTCATACGCCATTAACACCGGAAACACGGCACATGATTTCACGTCCACAATTCGAAGTGATGAAAAAAGGCATGCGTATCATCAACTGTGCTCGTGGTGGTGTAGTTGACGAGATGGCACTTGTGGAAGCCATTGACGAAGGCATTGTTGCCGGAGCAGCATTTGATGTATTTGAAAGTGAACCACCTGCTCAGGACCATCCATTCCTGAATCACCCTAGCATCATCGTCACACCTCACCTTGGTGCATCCACTGTTGAGGCACAAGAAAACGTAGCAATTGACGTATCCGAACAAGTTCTTCATATTTTGCGCAATGAACCATTCAAAAACGCAGTTAACATGCCGGCTGTTGCACCAACCGTAATGAACAAATTGCAGCCTTATTTCAAATTGGGTGAAACGTTGGGGAGTTTTGCAGCACAGATTACACAAAATGCAGTGCAGGAGATTCGTATCGACTATGCTGGTGAACTTTCTGAAGTAGATACTTCTCCTCTCACACGTTACATTGTGAAAGGGATTCTCGCCAGACATTTGGGTGGGGAAGCCAACATCGTTAACTCCATGCATCTGGCCAAAATCCGTGATCTGAATGTGGTTGTAAGCCAAACCTCAGCAACCAAAGGATTCACTAACCTGATTACCGTAACATTGGTTACAACTCAGGATGCTGAGGAACGCCGTGTAGCGGGTACATTGCTTGCAGGTTATGGAGAACGTATCGTTCGTCTGGACAAATTCCCGGTAGATATCGCTCCGGAAAGTCATCAAATCTTGATCTCACATAACGATAAACCGGGTATTATCGGTCGTGTAGGTACACTGCTTGGACAAAACGATGTCAACATCGCATCCATGCAGGTTGGACGTAAAATTATCGGTGGTGCAGCGATTATGATTCTGACCGTAGATAAAGCTGTTCCAAAAGATGTGCTTGTGCAGCTTGCTGCGCTGCCTGAGATTAATACTGCTGTTGAAATCGTGCTGGAATAA
- a CDS encoding ATP-binding protein — protein MSVINWKYRSSFNFWRSLVGKLWITIICLVGCVLIALGLFLLPYIDTNFAESESRDIKRLFTYVCIIGFSLTTFLALFLFTKITQPMQQLIQAANAIRKGNYGTRLSLVTSDEIGELANTFNHMAAQLEDNIRNLNHEKEHLASVLRSMTDAVVTFDGEGKVILTNPPGEKIMQAWYDLDWAKMDEGQESEQSDKTSRDVPEPLLPLFRMVMEQGGDQNSNVHVQQGVWSVQMAPLYADSVVRGAVAVLRDVTEEVRLEKMRRDFVANVSHEIRTPLSMMQGYSEALLDGMATSPEESEELIQVIHDESLRMGRLVKDLLDLARMEAGHTDMVMKEVDLGELLERVYRKFSVRSKEQGIQLQFKFEQPTIELQQADEDRLEQVFTNLLDNAFRHTPTGKNVMISAERVTYLRAPFVRVSVKDQGVGIPSSDLPFIFERFYKADKARVRGESVGTGLGLAIVKNIVDAHQGMITVNSVLGEGTEFILQFPLDSSK, from the coding sequence GTGTCGGTTATAAACTGGAAGTACCGAAGTAGTTTTAATTTCTGGAGATCGCTGGTCGGGAAGTTATGGATTACTATTATCTGCCTTGTGGGTTGTGTACTTATAGCGCTGGGTCTTTTTTTGCTGCCCTACATTGATACGAACTTTGCAGAATCCGAATCCAGAGATATTAAGCGGTTGTTCACCTATGTCTGTATTATCGGATTCAGTTTAACTACGTTTTTGGCATTGTTTCTATTCACCAAAATAACGCAACCCATGCAGCAATTGATTCAGGCAGCCAATGCGATTCGCAAAGGGAACTACGGAACGCGTCTATCCCTGGTAACGAGTGATGAGATTGGTGAACTTGCCAACACATTTAATCATATGGCTGCCCAACTGGAAGATAATATTCGAAACCTTAACCATGAGAAGGAACATTTGGCGAGTGTGCTTCGCAGCATGACCGATGCGGTTGTTACATTTGATGGTGAAGGCAAAGTTATTCTGACGAATCCGCCAGGAGAGAAGATCATGCAGGCATGGTATGATCTCGATTGGGCAAAAATGGACGAGGGACAAGAATCCGAGCAGTCTGACAAGACTTCGCGTGATGTACCCGAGCCCCTTCTTCCTTTGTTCAGAATGGTGATGGAGCAAGGTGGAGACCAGAACTCCAATGTTCACGTACAGCAAGGTGTCTGGTCTGTTCAGATGGCACCTTTATATGCTGACAGTGTTGTCAGAGGGGCTGTGGCTGTCTTAAGAGATGTAACAGAAGAAGTGCGTCTGGAGAAAATGCGGCGTGATTTCGTGGCTAACGTATCTCATGAGATACGAACTCCGCTATCCATGATGCAAGGCTACAGTGAAGCCCTTTTGGACGGCATGGCAACCTCACCGGAAGAGAGCGAAGAATTGATCCAGGTTATTCATGATGAGTCCCTCCGGATGGGCAGACTGGTTAAAGACTTGCTTGATCTTGCGCGGATGGAAGCTGGACACACGGACATGGTGATGAAGGAAGTTGACCTCGGAGAACTGCTGGAACGTGTATATCGAAAGTTCTCGGTGCGATCAAAAGAACAGGGAATTCAACTGCAATTTAAGTTCGAACAACCAACCATTGAACTTCAACAAGCAGATGAGGATCGACTTGAGCAAGTATTTACGAATTTGCTGGATAATGCATTCAGACATACGCCTACTGGCAAAAATGTAATGATCTCAGCCGAGCGGGTCACTTATCTTCGTGCGCCATTTGTCAGAGTTTCTGTGAAGGATCAGGGTGTAGGTATCCCTTCATCCGACTTGCCATTTATTTTCGAACGATTCTACAAAGCAGACAAGGCTCGTGTTCGGGGTGAAAGTGTAGGTACAGGGCTTGGTTTAGCGATTGTGAAAAATATTGTTGATGCGCATCAAGGTATGATTACCGTCAATAGTGTGCTTGGCGAAGGAACAGAGTTTATTTTGCAATTTCCCTTGGATTCATCGAAATAG